Within the Gloeobacter kilaueensis JS1 genome, the region AGGCTGCAACTGGGAAAGCCATGCCTGATCGAACTGGTCGCCTCGATCAGCGCCTTTGGCCGCACCCCGAGCCCTTCTTCTCCTGGCGCAGAACTTCCCTAGGTTTTTGAGCTTCTTCCACGCAAAAGACTTGTTCGATGTCTCGCTTCCACACAAACGCGACTGTCCTCAGAGATCTGTTTCTGGCCGGTATTCTGGCTGCGATTATTTGTTTTCTGGTCTCAGCCACCGTCCACGGCGTCCGCCCGCCCCAAAGATCCGCTCATTCGCTCATCCACCCGCAATCGCTGGCAAAGACCATTGCTGCGCCGCGCCTGCCTGCCAGCTAGAGCGGCGGATAGATCTGGGCCAGGGGCCGGGGAGAGCGGGCTAAAAGTTCGTAGGCCCGGCGCGAATCGAGGCAGACGTTCGCAGGCCGGGGTGGCTCGGACGGAAAGTCGCGCCCGAGCGCCGGGGCAATCAGGCGTGCGTCCCAGCCAAAGTGCCGGGCCAGCAGCCACCCCAGTTCATAGCGCGACACACAGGCTCTGCCACCGACGTGCAACAGGCCACAATAGTTGCCCCAAGCCAGTTCCAGTAGCGCCGCCGCCAGATCGGCGGCGTGGATGGGGGAGCGATATTCGTCGGTAAATAGTTGAGCGGGTTTGCCCGACCTCAGTTGTGCTCCCAGTCGCTCCTCGACGCTGCGTTCCCCAGAAGGACTTGGCCCTAACAGGAGCGAGGTGCGCACGACGAGCGCATTTGAATATCCCAGTACGCGCTCCTCGGCCAGCCGCTTGGTGCGGGCATAGCAACCCAGAGGCCCGGTCGGGCTCGCTTCGGTGTAGGGGGCCGCCCTCCCGTCGAAGACCAGATCGGTGGAGACAAAGATAAAACGGCTGCCAACCCTAGCCGCTGCCCGTGCCAGGTGGTCGGTCGCTTCGACGTTGACCTGGAAGGCGCGCTCGGGAGCCTGTTCGCACTGGGCGCTCTCGCTCATCGCCGCGCAGTGGATGACCGCCTGCGGCTGGATCTGCTCCAGAAGCTGCCGGTAGATTTCTGCCCCCGCCGTCGCCAGATCCAGGGCCATTGCCGGCACTTTTATAGACAGAGGCCGACGACCAGCGATTGCCCTGACCTCCCAGCTGTCCAGCGCCTGAAAAGCGACGTGGTAGCCCAGCAGGCCGCTAACGCCGGTAAGCAGCAGGCGCGGCATGAACCGGCAACTGGGACACCGACGCTGCCCGGTTTGCGGGGGTGAGCGAAGGGGTAGCCCGCAGGGAAGTGTCCGTCAGACTGATGAGCGTCGGGAAGAAGATCCCGAGTACGACCGTGGCAATCGTCGTGATGAGCATCCCGGCCTTGAGCGGCTGGATACCCTCGCTGTCGCCGCCG harbors:
- a CDS encoding dTDP-4-dehydrorhamnose reductase family protein, which gives rise to MPRLLLTGVSGLLGYHVAFQALDSWEVRAIAGRRPLSIKVPAMALDLATAGAEIYRQLLEQIQPQAVIHCAAMSESAQCEQAPERAFQVNVEATDHLARAAARVGSRFIFVSTDLVFDGRAAPYTEASPTGPLGCYARTKRLAEERVLGYSNALVVRTSLLLGPSPSGERSVEERLGAQLRSGKPAQLFTDEYRSPIHAADLAAALLELAWGNYCGLLHVGGRACVSRYELGWLLARHFGWDARLIAPALGRDFPSEPPRPANVCLDSRRAYELLARSPRPLAQIYPPL